The window TCCCCCTCCTCTGTTATAACCtatcttattaaaaaatagtttcatgTGTTCTTTTGGGAACAGTTTTTCACCTCTGTGTTTACTCAAAGCATGGTCAAATAATATAGTTAAGGAATAAAGAGACCCCATGCTTGCTAACGTGCAacacttgcttttatttctctgttattCCTTTTGGAGACTTTTTCAATACTATGAGTTTTAGTAAAGAAGCAATTCCTAAAATTAACTCCATCACACACCTGTGATTCAGAAGAACCAGTTCATTACGTGTCTTTTCACCTGACTCCAGAGAAAATGGCCAAGATGTAGATTTACTGTCACGCTACAGTGAAAGCTGCCCACCTCCACCTCGTAGGGGATTTCCCCAGCTGACGTATCTGGTGTAGGTTCTCGTTTCTTTGGTCACTCTCCTTCCACGGCCAATTGGAGATCCTGACTTTTGTCCTTTGTCTTACATTTTCTACAAACTCTTTGGGAAAGTGAGGCGGGGATGTCGGGTGTTCTGTATTTGACTGCCACTGCAGAAGACTTGGGCGCGTTGCCCGATAAAGTGCAAAAAGAGAATTTGGGGTGGGGAGCTTGGAGTCCCACCAAGGTGTTCATCACTTTCCGATAGCGACATCTCACTCTTACTCTTGCAGCAAATGTCTCTGGAGGTAGATGAACACTTTCACAACCTTCTTTCTTATCTGTTTTGTCCGCACACCATACACCACAGGGTTCAGCAGCGGGGGGATGAGCACGTACAGGTTGGCCAGGAGAATGTGGACGTGGTGGGGGATTTCCTGACCAAAGCGGTGTgttaaaacagtgaaaaaagcaggaatatagaaaaataatataacaCAGACATGAGAGCCACAGGTGTTGAAAGCCTTGTGACGGGCAGTCCTGAAAGGGAGTCTGAATAACGCCAGGAGAATTAAGACATAGGAGACAACAATGAGCACAAAATCTACCACTATTGCTGCAAAAGGCACTGCGAGGCCATAAAAGATATTGATGGAGATGTCGGCACAGGCCAGCCGGGCGACACCCATGTGTTCACAGTAGGTGTGCGGGATGACGTTGTGCCCGCAGAACGGCAgccttttcagaagaaatataCACGGGAAAATGATGCAGAAACTTCTCACTAAAGCCACCAGCCCGGTTTTGACAACGGCTGACTGGGTCAGCACTGCCGTGTACCGCAAGGGGTAACAGATGGCCACAAACCGATCAAACGCCATGGCCAGCAGGATCACCGACTCTGCCGAGAAGCTGAAGTGCAGGAAGAACATCTGGGTCAGGCAGGCGCCGAAGGAAATCTCCCCCACGCTGAACCAGAACAGAGCCAGCATCTTCGGCACGGTCGTGGTCGACAGCATCAGGTCGGCAATGGCCAGCATGGACAGGAAGAGGTACATGGGCTGGTGGAGGCTACGTTCTGTCCTTATGACAAACAGCACGACACCATTTCCCAGCAGGGCCACCAGATACATGGAGCAGAACGGGATGGAGATCCAGATGTGCGACTTCTCCATGCCTGGGATGCCACCCAGGATGAATGTTGCTGGCGTCAAGCTGGTAAGGTTGAATGGTGGCATGTTTCACctggaagcaagggcagagacactgcagaacGTTATTTTAGATGCTTAAGCTCTTCCATCACTACCAAATGCCTTGTATCACCTCTGATCTGCTAATAGCCACAGCCAGAGGTACGAACCCAAATTATGAACCATGGTCTGCAATGTATTGCAGCAGGTACTCACACTCCTATTATGTGCAAACGGCTACATCCAAATTTTCTCCTCACTTGATTTTAACACAATGTaagtgtgtttttttccccaagtactTCCACTTAGACAGAGTGAATGGTGACAGAATCAACCCGTATTGCACAAACCGATGTTCTGTAAGTCCAGAGTAGAAGGAAGAAGTCAGGATCAAGAGAGGAAAGGTGAAGTGTTTGCAGGGATGCACAAGATGTTCTCAGACATCAGGAACTGGGAGTTTTAAGGTACCTGAACTCACACCAGGTTAGCGAACAAAATTAGCTCTGGGTTTGAAGTTGGCTGCTCATGTTGCTTCCTTATCTCCAaacttctctctccctttccttttggTTCTAGGACCCAGTTCAACTTGCTTTGCACCTCTTTATCAGTGCAAATCTAGCAGAAGTAAAATTTAACCAGGCATTTGGAAAGACTTTTGGGTCAGGAGAAAATCTATGTGAGATGGAGTTCCCTCACCAGCCAAGGAAAGGGATGTCCTGCTGCCCTGGAGAGGTCTAAAGAGCACTGGAGGCTGGACCAGACCCAGACTCACACAAGCTAAAACGggatgacattttttttttttcagcagcttctgcaataACAGTCAGCTCTTAAATATCAAAACTCAAAATAGGAATTACCCATAACACAGCCGAGATGAGAAAGTGATGCAagtacttaaaaacaaaactgtgagGTTGCTGCAGACCAAAATATTGACTCCATGTATGAGAATGCAATTGTATTTTAAACGACAGAGCTGATTGCCTATTCACTCTCAATGAGAGACACACATTTCACGTCTGAAATATCCTGAACCAAGAAAGTCTAAGGAGCCTGctccacagaaacaaaacatggcAGTGGACtgtatgtgaaaataaaatcagtcaaAATAATAGCTATCTAATTCTGTAAATGATTTAAAACAATTCAGTATAAGTAttgcatgaaataaaaatgtgtggtATATTAACAGATAAAATATTACTAATGCTGATAGCATATATATTCTGTGCTGTCATACCAAAAGCTAGTCACCTCTTGCAAAATTCAAATGTTAAACTGCAAATAAGCAAGGATCCACTGCACCTGCAGGTGGGAATCTCTGCACCAGAGGAGCCTCTCAGAATCAGACCCCTTCCTCTATAATCTAATCGCCACTGTAAATCTGCGTTAATACAAATACAGCTCTACGGATTAATCTCCTACAGCTACCTCTGAGTAGCCCCTTGGATTCTTCTTTCCTAAAATctttagttttaatttaaactaaaGGTTAtaacctaggaaaaaaaaaaaaaaatcacattcctACAGAGCTGCCGGAGGATTACAAAAATGCCTGCAGAAGTCTGCTGGCTTGACTGCAGGTTTTAGCTgcgagcagctctgcagcctgtaGCTGCAAACACCGCTGGTTTGTCCTGCACATCCCCGGCGCCCAGCGCAAGGGCTTCCCGGTGCCGCGGAGGGCGAGGGGATGGAGCCCCCCTCGCTGCCATCCATGGGGGCAGCCTCCCCCACAAATCGTCAGCCTTCAGGAGAGAGGTCAGGGAAACAAAAACGAGGTGGCAGAGAAAGGTTTCATTAGTGATTCCTTGTCTCCTAacaagagaatgaaaataatggAAGCATTTCTCTTGCCCAGCCTGAGCACGTCGGCAGCTCTCCTGCGGGAGCAAGACGTGGGATGCCGCAGCTGACCCAGGCGAGCTGCAAAGCTGGCTTTGCTTTCCTGTACCTCACCCCGTGTGTGGCTCAATCCTGCCTGCTAGTGCTGCCCTGGCGCCTTTAACTCAGCAATGCCAGCTCTCAAAAGCACATCATCTCCGTTAGAGAGTGGCTGATCTCACCgctctgtgaggaaaggctttTCACTTGATTATTGCTAACAGGGAAATTGGCATCTCTGCGCCAGACTCTCAACGTCCTAGAGATCCTTCTGGCACCAAATCCACCATGCGAACAGCTCACCAGACCCCTGACCTTCAGAGGAACCCGGCTGCGCtccgggcaggggctgccgcGCCGGGGCGGTGGGGGCAGCTGTGCCCCTCTGTGGGGTCCCCGAGGACGGAGGAAGCGTCGTGCCCTGCTCGGCAGCTCTGAGTGCCCTCCAGCTGAGGAGACGTGCCCTGGGATGTCGTTCCCccgctcctccagccccacctTTGCACCACACACATTATAAGCGTGTTGCTCTCCGCAGACACGCTCGCAGGTCCCTAACGTATGGCTCTGTGTCTGCCCTGTCTCCCTTCCCTCCGAGCACACAATTATACCCGCGCTGCCTTGCATCTCCTGTCCTCGAGGCCCCGGTTGGGCTGACGTGATGTTTCTGCAGGTTGTGGCAAGACACAGTCaagctttggaaaaacagaTGTGATGAGTCCTAAAAAAGCGGTCTGACTTATCAAAAATGCCGAGCATCCAGGCGTACAAACTCGATGCAATTACTTTTGCAAATATCTTAGCACATATGTATAAATAGCAATCTATGTTTTGAATAGATTATTGAGCGTGATACGTAACACTCTTGGTGATTAATGCAATAAAAGGAATTTGGAAGAGTTTCCCCATAGGAATGAGAGAGGCAACCTGTGGGCTGTGCTCCTCTAGGCGATGGGAAGAAGAGTTTGGGGCTTAGGAGCCCTCCTGGGATGAATGACTGGCCACTGCCCCCAGTTCCCAGGTCAGCTGGTGACCACCCCTCCCTTCAGCCCCTCAGGAATCTCACCATACAGAGGGTTAGAAACACTGCAGGAACtattttctgcaggctgaatcATTTCTGTACAAATTAGCCTCCgagcagaggcagctgtggATGTCAcaggctcagcagcagcacacccACACCTGAAGAAACACAGGAAGATTTtgaccataaaaaaaaaataattccgtAAGAACAattgtgcagcacagcattcaACACGCATAACCCCCCCAAGGCAGAAGTCCCACTGTGCAAAGTCTTGTTTGGGATTGCAGGTGTTGCAGGTATTTGGGATTGCTACCCAAAATTAGACGTGATGCCAGGCTGGGTCAGAGCTCAGGGCCAGTACAGGCGGCCGAGAGAGCTGCAGGACGGCCGGATCGATGCTGCAGTGGCATCGCTGCTGCAGGGACCTACAAAAGCACGGTTAGTGCTATCAAGGGTGGTGCTGAGCAGATGATACTCGTTGTCCTGGCCAGGCTGGAGTCGCCCACCGCTGCTGCCTGCGCCAGGGAAGGAGCCAGTGCCAGGGAGCACGGGTGGGCACCGCAGCTCAGCCACCTGTACGCAGAGGTGGTACAGCATCCCCGGGAGGGCACCGCCAGCAGACTCTCGTGTGATCCCCGTGCGCAGGAGCTGGCAGTGACCAGCGCTGGGTCAGCACCCCAATTCAGAGGGTGCTGAGCATCCCGGACACAGGCTGTTCTGTGCCTGCTGGGATCCCAGCGGTGCACCATGTCTTCAGGTGCCCAGGCGCCTCCCAGGGATGAGGACCGGCTTGCAAAGGAGATAGATAGCTGATGTTTAccagcccagctgcctccacggacaaggaaaagagagaacatGAAAGCAGTGGCAGAGCTCATGCTGTCCTGCAAGCACAAATGGCCCTTACACTCCCCAACACACAGACTGCAAGGGACCACCGTCCTCCAGCAACTGCCAAATCGCACCAAAAATCCCATACAGAAGCTGAGCAAAGTCAGGAGGTCATTTTTGTGGGAAAAAATATCTACATTCAGTGATTTCTTCATGTGTCATGAGTTCCTCCCAGGtttactaaaatatttacaagaaaaaaaagtaaaaatgggTTTAAAGTGGCAAATTATTTTAGCACTTTTTTGTAACTGGAACCTTAAAACTGCTTGAATTTGAAAcacaagcattttaaagaaatactttgttcCACGAATCTTTTGTGTGTAAATGCTCCATCAATTTTTAATGCACTTTCTGAGATGCCCTATTCTATTCCTCCTCATCTCCGGCCGCTGATCTAGAGGGACGCAGGTGTCTTGTAGGTCCTGTGTCACATCTACCAGCCCCATGTGGATGTCTCAGATGCCCAAGGGCATCTCCTCCGCCTGAGAATGGAGCCATGCCAAGATCTCCAccggctgcagcaggaggctggatGCACAACTCACATCTAGATCCTTATGGTTTGGCGTCTACCACCCACACCTACCTCGCTCCAGCATCAGCCTTGGACAAACAGCCCAGCACAGGTCACGTAGGCTCTGCACACATGTTCAGCCTCTCATGTCTTCAGGGGTGGCTGTTGTCATTTGAGTCTTCAAGCATGGCCCCAAGCAGAGGCGTTTCACAGCAGCACGATCCTGAAGCATCAGTGGCAGTTTTAACCACCGGGGAAGTCTGCAAAGTCTTGACCTGGTGCAGCTAACACACTCCTCAGGTCATGGCTGGGGACCCCAACGAACCTGTGATCATCACCCCGGGTTAAACTACATCCCTGTGGCCGAGGGGAGAGGGCGGGGGTGAAGCTTTTGTCCATCAGAAAACAGAGGACATGAGCACGATCAGCTTGTCAATTGCTGCCAGAGGCTAACGCTGTCATTGGGAATTAGCTTTGTCCCAGCAGGTCAGACGAAGCACGGCCGCTGGCACGTGCATGGTCACACATGGGGTCTGCCACGAGAGACGAGCATTTTCCAGCCACAGTCCACTGAGCATCAAGCCCATGTCCCCAGGTCCCATCCTCCAATCACATccagaaaggtgaaaaaaaagggtgtggggagaaagaaggaacAAGACACAAAATAGCAAGGAAAGACAGGACACAAAAACTCTGAATTTGGCGTAAGAAGAATGGCTGAAGAACCATAAAAGGGGCAGGTGGaggagaaagtgaaagaaacagGTAGAAAACCTCTCACTGGACGTATTGTAAGGGAAAGGTGCTGGGAgagaaaatgtttgcagaagaaatgagTGGGAAACCCAGAGCGGGAAGAAGGAGACTGGGGGCTTGggtggcagggcagaggggacgggtgaggagcaggaagggagGGATGTGACGGCACGGGTGGAAAAATGGACAGAGGGGCCAAAGGAAAGGGGCTGGGCTGATCCGGACCTTGTTCACACCAGGCaggctgggagaagggaagaaggtcCAGAGGAGCAcggccagccccagctgctccaTCTCCCctgcggcagcagcagggctggccaggACGTGGTTTTGAGACGTTATGGGCAGGTCTGCAGCGGCAAACCTTGAAAGCCCAAAGCTCCCCATCGGTTATCACAGCCTGCGTGAAGAGCATTACGGCTGCATATGGCACAACCCCATTCACAGCCTCAGACTCACACGCAGCAAAGCCAAGGGGACAAGACTTGCAAAGGCACTCAGCTCTGGTCCTGAGGAGGGGTCTGGAGAAGGCGCCTTAATCCCTGGCCCCATGCGTGACTGGGCAAAGCACAAAGGGGTTAGGATTTGCTAATGGGAGAAGCTCTGAACTGGTGCACAAAACTAAAAGCTTCTGTGCAACGATAGGTGGGTAAAAACCAATTGCAAACATACTCGGGATGAAAATCTGACTTACAGCCACCGCTGATGGTTATCATAACCCTCATGAACTTCACTCCCGTAGTAGAAGCAGTGGCAGAAATGACAGACTGACTTTCAAAACAGCATTTGCTCAgctgaggaaaggctgatgcCCACAGTGACAGGAATTAGATGGCTCAGATGCTCCCTGCCTCTCTTCTGTAGGGccggatttaaaaaaaaaaacaacccacatcTGTGCCATTGTTTGATTTGGAGTGCAAATGGGAGCCAAGCTAATTTGTCATCTGGTCTTCAGCATCTCTGGATCTCAGTTCCTAACCTgtaaaaaagcatattttttccctccctggtGCCTTTTCTCGGCATGTCTTTCCCTGCATACCCCTGGCTCACAGACTCTGTCTGTAAGGGTATCACCACGTTCAGGtaggtcctcctgcctgttgcTTTTGAATGCAGGAAATCCTTGCAGCCAAGAGGAAATTTATTCTCATAGACGGAAGAATGTTACAGCACACAACTTCTTAATATGCATCCTGCCACTTTATCGTGTGATGAGATTGAAATACAGCCATCACCAAATGAGGTACTATAACTGGTTCATTTGGACAAACCAGTTACGGTATCTTGTTTGATGATGGTGCTCTTGCCAGTATCTCCGCTGCTGCACCGATGTCTCCTTCTGCATCAATCAGTGCCTGCAAGTTTGCACTTTGGTCCTGGAAGCCCATGGCACTGAGTTGCTCCATTTGTCTCTTAAATCTGCTCTGTGGCACCTCCTCGTCCATCTCCGTCTGACCTTCTGTTTCATCCTCGTCTGATGCCAGAATTTCATCGTCCTCAGACTCACTGCTTTCTGCTGAGTCATCCATGCTTTCCAGATCCAGCTCCACACATGAGTCCTCCAAACTAAGCATAAAATCTGGTATTTCTGTTGAGAGGGTCTGTAAACCCAGCTGGATCTGTAGCAACGCCTGCAGCGCTCTGGGGTTTCTCAGCAAGGATGAAACCTCAGCGTTCTCCATCTCCGgtggcagctgctgtgcccaTTGATCTTGAGGTGGAGAATTTCCATTGCTTGATATATGAGCGCTGTTCAGCAGCATTTGTGCTGGGCTGTTGGGGTTTGTTAACGCACTCTCCAGGTTGTGCATGAGTTCTGGGTTTCCTGTTAGCTGCTGAACCATTCTCTGAACCTCCCCCGAGTTGGGTACCACCGCACCTGCTGCAGGACCCAAACTCAGCAAGGTAAAActgttgcctgcagtgctgctgggaaaTTGGCCATCACAGTCATCTGCATTATCAGTGACTCTGTTGGATCGTGGAGCCCAAGGGTTGGGTAGTGGCCTGCGATTTTCGGTATGGTCTGGTAGCCTGGCTCCACTCAGGGGCGGGTTACTGTCCAAGGAAGCAAACGGGTCgttgcccagctgtgcctgcacAGCGTCCAAGATGGGCTCCTCAATTTCCCTGTACAGCTGCTCCAGAGCTCTGTACCCACCAGGGATGCTTTCAAGGTTGTTCATGGCCACATCACGGTTCCTTATCATCTCTTGCATTATGGCGGGACTGCTGGAGGCCTCTAATATTTCTCTGATAGTATGTGGGTTGGTGAAAATCTGACGGATCTCTGGATTTCCTTCAGCCAGCTGTTGCATCTGAGGGTTGGACATGATGAGATCCCTGACAAGATCACCATTGTCAAGGATGTTCTGCATAAAGGTGCCCTGCACCCTCTCATTTATCAGGCACACATCCTGTTCTTGAATGCTACTCACCAAGTCCAACACGTCTGTTGAGTCCAGGCCTAGGAGATGTACACCTGTCACCCCAAGGAGGAACCCTAGCAAAAATGCGTTGTTGTTGATGGTGTTCAGATCAAGGCCTGAACTGATGATCCTAGACAAAAGGTTCTCCATGGTCTCAGCCACTATTTCCTGGCTGGAGGTCAACACCTCAGGCAAGTTATGATGGATCAAGCATGGGTTTTGCAGATCAGCTATACTTCCAAAGTAGAAAAAGTTGGAATTACTGTGGCTGGGAGGTCTCATCAGGGTGGTTGCTCTTCCTTGATATGCCAGACCGTCCTGTGGTCTCTTTTGGGACCTGATGACCACGTGGATGTTGACCCCACTGTGAACTCCATGCTGGTTCAAAGTGTCTTGATCCCTGAGGACTTTCCCAGCAAATATCAGGACCAGCAGATCAGGAGGTGTTTTGAAACGCTTGGCAACTTCTTCCTTAAACTCCTGAATGGTGCTGCTCTGCGCAACCTCAAACTGCTCCTTCTGCTTGAGGGTCTTCACGGTCACTTTGATGATACCTGAGGAATCCATGGTGACAACAGGTTGACTAGTCTCCGCTGCCCCTTTGCTTTCAGACATGGTGGCTCTGAGAGCAGGACTGTGCTTTGGTCTGTTGAAAAGCAGAGGTGCTGGCAGAAGGTGGGAAGCAACAGGGGGCAATGGCTGCCAGATGAAACAGGGGAGTGGCTGTTGCCCCTGCTGTGGTGACAGCTGCCGGGAGGGACAAGGATCACCACAGCGCAGAGCGGATGCACATACCAGCCAGATGTtgcacagctgctctgctcGCTCACTACCTGAGCAGTCCCCCCATGGTCCTTGTCCCGCTGTGGCCTCCTGCCCACACAGAATTTCCATGCAGCCGTCCCTGTGCTATGACATCACCACTGACGTCAGAGTGAGCAGCAATGGCCTGGAGAGGGGGCACCTCCCTTGGAGCTGAGCTCAGGCTTCCTCGCCTCCACAGTCCCCAGCCAACCTTGTCCCTGGGGCACAGGGAGGACCATGACATGGGAAAATCCGGGCTCAGGGGGCTCCGGGACCGTTTCCATTTGAGACGACCACCGCACCTGGCCGTTTGCAGGCTGGCATTGCCAGCTCCCAGGCACCCACCCTCTCCGTTCCCGACCTTGCTGCCCCGTTTCAGTGAACGTCCCCTCCTGCCAGGCTTGCTTCAGGGAATGCAAAGCACGCCGTGCCCGTCATCAGCCGCTGGGtccttttgtggttttgctgccagccctgcgcaCCCGCACGCGGGGTCAGCCCCCTCCTCTCACAGGCTCCTAGCAGCGCGGTCCCTGTGCCTTCCTGACAGCCCCGATCCCAGCTGACTGAGAAGGAAACATCCCCCTGCTTCAGCCCGAGCCCAGGAGCATCCTCACCTTTCAATGGggaaacaccaccaccacagagTGCGCTGGGAGCTTATCTCAGCTTTATCGCCGAGATCGCCCCGGTGCAGATCCTCCCAGGTAAGCATTGCACAGGCTGTGAAACTTCAATACACTTTGCACCATCCTTCTGGATGCTGTTTTAGTATCCGTGTTCACAGAGCAAACACGCCCCACCACCATTAGCAGAACAAATCTCTCCTTCACCCAGCTGAGAAAGCTGATGcttgtttcaaaacaaagtcAAAAGGAGGTACATTTGTTTTAGCATCCCacgttttatttcttgtttgtgtGGTGCTTGGAAAAAGGTTTTGATGGTCCCCAGGTTGCTGCTCAATTTCTTCATCCACAAAATTCAAAGACTAACTTTCATGGAGCCAATATAAATTCCAGGTGCATACCAGAAGAGCAGCTTCATTTGTTTAGCATTTTTTCATAGCTTTCAGGTTATTTGATGTTgatattaattttctaaattgcaaaagttttcttttaatcaaaaatCTTCTGATCCATTTGCAGAGTGCTTATTTCATATCTGCTAATCCTGCCATGCGGTAACTCCCCGAAGGACGTGGTGTGGTTTCTGTTTCCAGATACCACGCCAAGAGAAGAGCATTTCCAAAGCCCCAGCACTCTTGTTTGCAATAACAAAGAGTTCCTCTGCAATTATTTCTTTGGACAGAATACACTGGCACGCACACCCGTGCCGGTGCACCAGTGCCAGATTGGTCTCCCCACCAAGATTTGTCCCTCCATCGCTGCCACCGATAACCCTTCTCCCAGCTGGGCGCAGCAGCAGTAGCACGGGCACCCGTCCCTCTGCTTGGTGACCCTCTCATCTCTGGCTCCAGTTCACTGAGAAGTGATGGAAAAATAGTGCTAAATATAGCACTGGTGGGTTTGATCACTATTGTCTCTGTTGGTTAAGTCTCAGAGCACGGACACgagaaaaaggaaaggtccTCCTGCTCCGCTGTGGACATCAGTGGGATCTGGGGAAAACTGACGCTTTGGAGCCAACACTGCCGTGAGATCTCACAGGCATACCACAGCAAGCAGAGAACCTTTATCGTGTGTGTTGCACCCAAAGGCAAGGGCACGGGGGACCCACAGCGGGGACCCAGCGCTGAGCAGCGTGTGCTGTTCagggctgcgtggtgctcacGTCCCATCCGGAGCACAGGGTGGCAGGGCTCTCCCAGGCACGTAAACCCATCCTGCCTCACCGGCACGCGTATCCTCCTGTTTGCAACACAGCTCCGTGTTGAAACGTGTTTGCCCAGCTGCACTACCTGGAGCAACCTACTTATCTAGCAGTTGGGAGATTCCTTCTaatttgcagatttattttctgatgcCTGTATTAGTGTGTGCCTAGGTAGTGCCTCTCCTCTAATGAGTCAGGAGATAAATAAATCTGGGATGAAAATCAGAAGGATGAAACTTCCCAACCACTCTAAAAATTCCTTTCCCATTAAGGAGGGTCATGAACCTGACGAGCTCCAGTTCTTCCTGGGATTTGATTTCTGGAGCTTGTGAGGATTGGAGACTGTCCCAGGAACCGCATGCAGCATTTACAGCATGTTTAGATGCTGCTGTTCCTCCTCAGACATTGTTCATACAATTTGCCAGACCCAGAGCTGTTGCCTGCAGCAGTTGCTGAGTTTCTGGTATCACCCAGAGCCCGCAGACGGAGCATCAACCATGGCATTGACTGATGCTGCAAACCACGCTCAATCTGTGACCAAGCCTGCAAGGTCTTTGGGTTAGagaccaccaccaccatttcTGAGTTCTGGGTTTGCTGGAATAAATTTGGCATCCTCTGTGTGATTCCTTGCTGCTGCATGTCCTCGGTGGAGAGCGCAGctggtgctgcctgctgggacctctgcagcagcaacagcatcaTCCGCTTTGTGCACGGCTTCACCATCGGCTGGAGGGATGCAGTGACCTGATGGAGCAGGCTGTGGACACCTCCTGCCTCAGCCGTCCCAGCTCCCACCCCAGGGTCCCGGCCGAGTAACAGGGAGCTCTGTCCCAGCAGGCGAGCGGAGCTGCTGGTAACACCACAGTCagtcagcagagctgctgttggTACAAACACTGGTGGcactcagggaaggagaagaacaTGATGGTCCCTGGTAttgctacaggaaagctggcaTCTCCTGCCCATCTCCTTCAGGGAGCAATTTCTCACCGAGGAAGCAAATGAGTTGTTTACCAATGGTTCGTGTGCTGCACTAGGCGATGGCTCCTGGCACCCGGTGCGCACACACGGCAATGGATTGTCACCTCCTGGGATATCTTCAGGATTGCTCACTGCTCGAAGTTGACACTGATATCTGCTGGAAGGACAATACAGCAGGACTCAAGCCACTTGGGAGATTTCTAGATGCATTGATGACAACTTCCTGGCACAGGTGATGAAGGAGCCAAAAGTAAAGGGGCTCTGCTGGACCTGATACTTGGAAACAAGGATGAACTGGTCAGGGATGTGAATGTTGGAGGCAGCCTTGGCCACggtgaccatgagatggtggagatCAGGATcctgggaggaggaagcagggcCTGGTCTCCTCCAGTGGCATCGCCACCAGTGATGGGAAGGGGAACGCGGATGGGGCAGGGTGATAGGGAAGAGGTAGGATGGGCACCGTGGCTGCCAACAAGTCTCATCACCAAGCACTAGAGAAGATGATGTATCTGGCCTCAAGGTGCCAGCAGCACCTATCCTTGTTTAGAAGAACCCTTCCAAAGAGAATGGGCAGGGGCATCTCAGAAATACCGCAATTATCACATTGCAAGCATGCACGTATGTACAGCTGGAAGCCAAAACAGGCATGCAGACTGCTTCTCGGTCCTCTGCCACTCTGGAAATCAAAGATTTAATTGAGAAAACAACTTTGTACTTCCATTCTCCACATgggcatatatatatatatatataggtataGGTATAGGTATAGGTATAGTCACTGTTGCTCTCATGAGCTTCTCACAGCAGTTAATTATTCTCATTATTCAAAATAAGGCTTTTATTTCTAATCAGAATATGTCTGGCTTCATTTTGCATTCATTCAAATTCATCCTTCTCAAGGGCATTACAATGATCCTTAGCATCAGATGTTTTCTCCTGAGACTTCCACCCTGCAATGAAGATGCCTCTacagctctttaaaaattaatatgtttTGCACCCTTTATAGATCAAGTATTTTCTCCAGCACTTGAATAAAATGTCTG of the Grus americana isolate bGruAme1 chromosome 1, bGruAme1.mat, whole genome shotgun sequence genome contains:
- the LOC129206564 gene encoding ubiquilin-2-like; translated protein: MSESKGAAETSQPVVTMDSSGIIKVTVKTLKQKEQFEVAQSSTIQEFKEEVAKRFKTPPDLLVLIFAGKVLRDQDTLNQHGVHSGVNIHVVIRSQKRPQDGLAYQGRATTLMRPPSHSLDLNTINNNAFLLGFLLGVTGVHLLGLDSTDVLDLVSSIQEQDVCLINERVQGTFMQNILDNGDLVRDLIMSNPQMQQLAEGNPEIRQIFTNPHTIREILEASSSPAIMQEMIRNRDVAMNNLESIPGGYRALEQLYREIEEPILDAVQAQLGNDPFASLDSNPPLSGARLPDHTENRRPLPNPWAPRSNRVTDNADDCDGQFPSSTAGNSFTLLSLGPAAGAVVPNSGEVQRMVQQLTGNPELMHNLESALTNPNSPAQMLLNSAHISSNGNSPPQDQWAQQLPPEMENAEVSSLLRNPRALQALLQIQLGLQTLSTEIPDFMLSLEDSCVELDLESMDDSAESSESEDDEILASDEDETEGQTEMDEEVPQSRFKRQMEQLSAMGFQDQSANLQALIDAEGDIGAAAEILARAPSSNKIP
- the LOC129201933 gene encoding olfactory receptor 52B2-like, whose product is MPPFNLTSLTPATFILGGIPGMEKSHIWISIPFCSMYLVALLGNGVVLFVIRTERSLHQPMYLFLSMLAIADLMLSTTTVPKMLALFWFSVGEISFGACLTQMFFLHFSFSAESVILLAMAFDRFVAICYPLRYTAVLTQSAVVKTGLVALVRSFCIIFPCIFLLKRLPFCGHNVIPHTYCEHMGVARLACADISINIFYGLAVPFAAIVVDFVLIVVSYVLILLALFRLPFRTARHKAFNTCGSHVCVILFFYIPAFFTVLTHRFGQEIPHHVHILLANLYVLIPPLLNPVVYGVRTKQIRKKVVKVFIYLQRHLLQE